Proteins from a genomic interval of Papaver somniferum cultivar HN1 chromosome 4, ASM357369v1, whole genome shotgun sequence:
- the LOC113276252 gene encoding uncharacterized protein LOC113276252 — MKRRVLLICIGVGFLGLIAAALGFGAESKRIKESEINFIDPGKCTYPRAPAFALGLTAFLVLIVAHAIINASAGCICCNKLSGAWVTFCAVFSWLMSALASILLLAGSLLNDRHTVDERYSVDFCYEVLRPWIFAKGAVLGLISVTFGVLYYLHISSTEDMNQMGTPNNTDNHGNIAMTQPQVPAQMTQQPVFVPEDTYNRRQFV, encoded by the exons ATGAAGAGGAGGGTTCTACTTATATGTATTGGAGTAGGTTTTCTGGGGCTCATAGCTGCTGCACTGGGATTCGGTGCAGAATCTAAGAGGATCAAG GAATCTGAGATTAATTTTATCGATCCTGGCAAATGTACATACCCGAGGGCCCCAGCTTTCGCCCTCGGATTgactgcatttttggttcttatAGTTGCTCATGCAATTATCAATGCTTCAGCTGGCTGTATTTGTTGTAACAAACTATCTGGTGCTTGGGTTACATTCTGTGCTGTGTTTTCCTG GTTAATGTCTGCTCTAGCTTCTATTCTATTACTTGCAGGATCACTTCTGAATGATCGACACACTGTGGATGAGAGGTACTCTGTTGACTTTTGTTACGAAGTTCTTAGGCCTTGGATATTTGCAAAAGGTGCAGTATTGGGTCTTATAAGTGTTACCTTTGGGGTTCTATATTACCTCCACATATCTTCAACCGAAGACATGAACCAAATGGGGACCCCTAACAATACTGATAATCATGGAAATATCGCGATGACCCAACCTCAAGTCCCAGCTCAAATGACTCAACAACCAGTATTCGTTCCTGAAGACACGTACAATCGGCGGCAATTCGTGTAA
- the LOC113276250 gene encoding UDP-galactose/UDP-glucose transporter 2-like produces MKNEEQIRTLFGINLTSRPIWQQFLICSSGFFFGYLVNGICEEYVYNRLQFSYGWYFTFVQGFVYLVLLRLQGFTTKHMVNPWKTYWKLSAVLMGSHGLTKGSLAWLNYPAQLMFKSTKVLPVMIMGAFIPGLRRKYPPHEYIAAILLVIGLIMFTLADANTSPNFSMLGVIMVSGALIMDAFLGNLQEAIFTMNPETSQTEMLFCSTVVGLPFLIPPMLLTGEIFKAWNACYEHPYVYGVLVFEAMATFIGQVSVLSLIAIFGAATTAMITTARKAVTLLLSYLIFTKPLTEQHGTGLILIAMGIVLKMLPENKIPTYKPSPIPMKSYDNEKKTLTEDDEEKRPLV; encoded by the exons ATGAAGAACGAAGAACAAATACGGACTCTGTTTGGGATTAATTTAACAAGTAGACCAATTTGGCAACAATTTCTTATTTGTTCTTCTGGGTTTTTCTTTGGGTATCTTGTTAATGGCATCTGTGAG GAATATGTGTATAATAGGCTTCAATTCAGCTATGGATGGTACTTCACATTTGTTCAAGGGTTTGTTTATTTGGTACTACTTCGATTACAAGGGTTTACAACAAAACATATGGTGAATCCATGGAAGACTTATTGGAAATTATCAGCTGTTCTTATGGGTTCTCATGGATTAACTAAGGGTTCTTTAGCTTGGCTTAATTACCCAGCTCAACTTATGTTCAAATCAACCAAG GTATTGCCTGTGATGATAATGGGAGCTTTCATCCCGGGTCTTAGACGGAAATACCCACCTCATGAATACATTGCAGCTATACTTCTTGTCATTGGGTTGATAATGTTTACATTAGCCGATGCTAATACGTCCCCGAATTTCAGTATGCTTGGGGTTATTATGGTTTCTGGTGCTTTGATTATGGATGCGTTTTTGGGTAATTTGCAAGAAGCAATTTTCACTATGAATCCTGAAACATCTCAG ACGGAGATGTTATTTTGCTCAACTGTTGTTGGGTTACCTTTCTTGATTCCACCTATGCTTTTAACCGGAGAAATCTTTAAAGCCTGGAATGCGTGTTATGAG CATCCATACGTATATGGAGTATTGGTGTTCGAAGCAATGGCCACCTTCATTGGTCAGGTATCTGTTCTGTCTCTCATTGCAATCTTTGGAGCTGCCACGACTGCTATG ATCACGACAGCAAGGAAAGCTGTAACACTACTGTTATCATATCTGATATTTACGAAGCCGCTAACTGAGCAACACGGAACAGGACTCATTCTTATAGCCATGGGAATTGTATTGAAAATGTTGCCTGAAAACAAAATCCCCACTTACAAACCTTCtccaattccaatgaagtcttatGACAATGAGAAGAAGACCCTCACAGAAGATGACGAAGAAAAAAGACCTCTAGTCTGA
- the LOC113276251 gene encoding uncharacterized protein LOC113276251, whose amino-acid sequence MEKRVLLICIGVCFLGVTAAALGFAAESKRIKESEINFFGPGKCAYPRTPAYALGLTAFVVLIVAQGIINASAGCMCCNRLSSAWVTFCAVFSWLMSTLASIQLLAGSILNDRHTMDEMYSVDFCYEVLRPWIFAKGAILGLISVTFGVLYYLNISSIKDRNQMGTPVNTDNHGNIAMTQPQVPTQMSLQPVFVPEDTYNRRQLV is encoded by the exons ATGGAGAAGAGGGTCCTACTGATATGTATTGGAGTATGTTTTCTGGGGGTCACAGCTGCTGCACTAGGTTTCGCTGCAGAATCTAAGAGGATCAAG GAATCTGAGATTAATTTTTTCGGACCTGGCAAATGTGCATACCCAAGGACCCCAGCTTACGCCCTCGGATTGACTGCATTTGTGGTTCTTATAGTTGCTCAGGGAATTATTAATGCTTCAGCTGGCTGTATGTGTTGTAACAGACTATCTAGTGCTTGGGTTACATTCTGCGCTGTCTTTTCCTG GTTGATGTCTACTCTAGCTTCTATTCAGTTACTTGCAGGATCAATTTTGAATGACCGACACACTATGGATGAGATGTACTCTGTTGACTTTTGTTATGAAGTTCTTAGGCCTTGGATATTTGCAAAAGGCGCAATATTGGGTCTTATAAGCGTTACCTTTGGGGTTCTATATTACCTCAACATATCTTCAATCAAAGACAGGAACCAAATGGGGACCCCTGTCAATACTGATAATCATGGAAATATCGCGATGACCCAACCTCAAGTCCCAACTCAAATGAGTCTACAACCGGTATTCGTCCCTGAAGATACGTACAATCGGCGGCAACTCGTGTAA